The proteins below come from a single Desulfovulcanus ferrireducens genomic window:
- a CDS encoding glycosyltransferase, with product MKFVSPVSYKKDETYYSNNRTDIPSMLTGNPQKILEIGCGEGKMGELIKQRYECEYIGVEINCSAAHKAEKKLDRVIIADVEKINLTDYDITEQYFDYIIYGDVLEHLYDPWTTLYKHTQLLKDNGYVIASIPNIRNLEIIESLINGNWTYKDKGILDSTHLRFFTLQEIKNMFANCGYKIVDIKYLRDKPFDPNKIEGLINIDLPKVTIKNVSKEEALEFLSVQFVIKAQKVIAPETTKSFKCSIIIPVCNRLGYTKQCLDGLIKNTPEDLYEVIIVDNASRKETKEFLKCLEGDVKIITNTENLGFTKACNQGAKVASGEYLVFLSNSTIPQPGWLEEMIQLAESDEKIGVVGSKLLYPNGTIHHAGVVMDKNKLPSSLNEGCPANIPEASKQKDYQIVTAACMLIKRKLFFDVGCFDERHVSGFKEADLCQRVGKKGKRVVYSPKSILIYYDFKKRASNQKG from the coding sequence ATGAAATTTGTCAGCCCTGTTTCTTATAAAAAAGATGAGACATATTATTCAAACAATCGCACGGATATCCCATCCATGTTAACTGGTAATCCGCAAAAAATTTTAGAGATTGGTTGTGGAGAAGGAAAGATGGGTGAACTAATAAAGCAAAGATATGAGTGTGAATACATAGGAGTTGAAATAAATTGTAGTGCGGCCCACAAAGCGGAGAAAAAATTGGATCGGGTGATTATTGCTGATGTAGAAAAAATAAATCTAACAGATTATGATATTACTGAGCAATACTTTGATTATATAATTTATGGAGATGTATTAGAACACTTATACGATCCATGGACAACTCTTTATAAACATACACAATTATTAAAAGATAACGGATACGTTATTGCCAGCATCCCAAACATTAGAAACCTAGAAATAATTGAATCGTTAATTAATGGAAACTGGACATATAAAGATAAGGGTATTCTAGACTCTACTCATTTAAGATTTTTCACATTACAAGAAATAAAAAATATGTTTGCTAATTGCGGTTATAAAATAGTGGATATTAAATACCTCCGTGACAAACCGTTTGATCCTAATAAAATAGAAGGATTAATAAATATCGACCTGCCTAAAGTTACAATTAAAAATGTCTCAAAGGAAGAAGCACTAGAATTTTTGAGCGTACAGTTTGTTATAAAGGCTCAAAAGGTAATCGCTCCAGAAACAACAAAGAGTTTTAAATGCTCCATCATTATTCCTGTCTGTAACAGACTCGGATATACCAAGCAATGTCTTGATGGCCTTATTAAAAATACCCCAGAGGATCTTTATGAAGTCATCATCGTGGATAATGCCTCTAGAAAAGAAACTAAGGAATTTCTAAAATGTCTAGAAGGCGATGTAAAGATAATCACCAATACAGAAAACCTTGGTTTTACAAAGGCTTGTAACCAAGGGGCCAAGGTAGCCTCCGGGGAATATTTAGTCTTTCTAAGTAACAGCACAATACCTCAACCTGGTTGGCTTGAAGAGATGATCCAACTAGCTGAAAGCGATGAAAAAATTGGGGTTGTAGGGAGCAAACTACTGTATCCAAACGGTACAATACATCATGCCGGAGTCGTAATGGATAAAAACAAGCTCCCATCTTCCTTGAACGAAGGATGCCCTGCTAATATCCCCGAAGCCAGCAAACAAAAAGACTATCAAATTGTCACTGCAGCTTGTATGTTAATTAAGCGCAAGCTATTTTTTGATGTTGGGTGCTTTGATGAAAGGCATGTAAGTGGTTTTAAAGAGGCGGATCTTTGTCAGAGGGTTGGCAAGAAAGGGAAAAGGGTGGTTTACAGTCCAAAGAGTATTCTAATTTATTATGATTTTAAAAAGAGGGCTAGCAACCAAAAGGGATAA